A genomic segment from Pseudosulfitobacter sp. DSM 107133 encodes:
- a CDS encoding DUF4173 domain-containing protein: MKTAIMRGVPLAMQHDGWWLGGIDQPSQRKRTERQGDRTGPVRLALLVALIALSDALVWQVSAGVSLALFCAILGGVAIWLADVPARVASQAGGGVALAVLPLVELVQPLSVVISMVGLSLVVVFVAGIRRAAVIRSALRLWWVGPVAAVRDGAQAARQMVSVKPSGWDLERLVKAWAVPVILGGVFALLLLEANPVLDRWSQSLNDLRLPEVNLWRGMFWGLMALLIWPCLVTARLHSRLMPAPARQTVRRVGVINAGSVARSLVLFNAMFAVQTVMDIVMLYGDAGLPEGMSHATYAHRGAYPLLVTALLAGLFAVLARPFAEEKPLLRVLLLAWLAQTLALVLASVVRLDTYVDVYGLTRLRLAAFVWMGMVAAGLGVVVWQVAARKHNGWMLLRSGGIGVVTIYVCAFINFDGIIARHNLTQEVVKDSWYICRYLGEGALPAVTRHEAKTGYPLCPMLQPGIGPELFEPADWREWGFRNARLRRSLQAIEARQMTQ, from the coding sequence ATGAAAACGGCAATCATGCGCGGCGTGCCGCTGGCGATGCAGCACGATGGCTGGTGGCTGGGCGGGATAGACCAGCCGTCGCAACGCAAGCGGACCGAGCGACAGGGCGACCGCACGGGGCCGGTGCGGCTGGCGCTGCTGGTGGCGCTGATCGCGCTGTCGGATGCGCTGGTCTGGCAGGTGTCGGCGGGTGTGTCGCTGGCGCTGTTCTGTGCGATTTTGGGCGGTGTGGCGATTTGGCTGGCGGATGTGCCTGCGCGGGTCGCATCGCAGGCAGGCGGTGGCGTGGCGTTGGCGGTGCTGCCGCTGGTCGAGCTGGTGCAGCCGCTGTCGGTGGTGATCAGCATGGTCGGCCTGTCGCTGGTTGTGGTCTTTGTCGCGGGGATCAGGCGTGCCGCGGTGATCCGCAGTGCGCTGCGGTTGTGGTGGGTCGGTCCCGTGGCCGCGGTGCGCGACGGGGCGCAGGCCGCGCGGCAAATGGTGTCGGTAAAGCCGTCTGGCTGGGATCTGGAGCGACTGGTCAAGGCCTGGGCGGTGCCGGTGATCTTGGGCGGTGTCTTTGCCTTGCTGCTGCTGGAAGCGAATCCGGTTCTGGATCGCTGGTCGCAAAGCCTGAACGATCTGCGCCTGCCCGAGGTGAACCTGTGGCGCGGGATGTTCTGGGGATTGATGGCGCTGCTGATCTGGCCCTGTCTGGTGACTGCGCGCCTGCACAGCAGGCTGATGCCCGCCCCCGCGCGTCAGACGGTGCGGCGTGTCGGTGTGATCAACGCAGGTTCGGTCGCGCGGTCGCTGGTGCTGTTCAACGCGATGTTCGCGGTGCAGACGGTGATGGATATCGTCATGCTGTATGGTGACGCGGGCCTGCCCGAGGGGATGAGCCATGCGACATATGCCCATCGCGGCGCTTATCCGTTGCTGGTGACGGCGCTGCTGGCGGGGTTGTTTGCGGTGCTGGCGCGTCCCTTTGCCGAGGAGAAGCCGCTGTTGCGGGTGTTGCTGCTGGCGTGGCTGGCGCAGACGCTGGCGTTGGTGCTGGCCTCGGTGGTGCGGCTGGACACCTATGTGGATGTCTACGGGCTGACGCGGCTGCGGCTGGCAGCCTTTGTCTGGATGGGCATGGTGGCCGCAGGGCTGGGCGTGGTGGTCTGGCAGGTGGCGGCGCGCAAGCACAACGGCTGGATGCTGCTGCGTTCGGGCGGCATTGGCGTGGTGACCATCTATGTCTGTGCTTTCATCAACTTTGACGGGATCATCGCGCGCCACAATCTGACGCAAGAGGTGGTAAAGGATTCCTGGTACATCTGCCGCTACCTGGGTGAAGGGGCCTTGCCCGCCGTCACCAGACACGAGGCAAAAACAGGGTATCCCTTGTGTCCGATGCTGCAGCCGGGCATCGGGCCGGAGCTGTTCGAACCTGCGGACTGGCGGGAATGGGGCTTTCGCAACGCGCGGCTGCGCCGTAGCTTGCAGGCCATTGAAGCAAGGCAGATGACCCAATGA
- a CDS encoding ATP-binding protein yields the protein MSRIKAKWRPPLAFVIGGTLAAVLCLPLIGIVWFRLAGNILGWGETGWLIFWMAVVSTGVLAFLLWRLVLRPVARLTAYARAVREGRSDATPPTHFGTPEFGALGASVIAMGDTLQSRAASLRAYADHVTHELKSPLTSLRGAAELLQSDLPAQDQAKLVETIEASAARMQTLLTQLQRHAAASQSSGPGQTHLSALPASVGHVQIVVEREGSVPLSLADLTVVIDQLAQNAAAHGAARLVLEWQGQALRVADDGTGIGTGNAARIFDPFFTTRRDAGGTGMGLTIVQTLLSAHGARIALDDQATADGAAFVISFD from the coding sequence ATGTCGCGGATAAAGGCAAAGTGGCGTCCGCCGCTGGCCTTTGTCATCGGCGGGACGCTGGCGGCGGTTCTGTGTCTGCCGCTGATCGGGATCGTGTGGTTCCGGCTGGCGGGCAATATTCTGGGCTGGGGCGAGACCGGCTGGCTGATCTTCTGGATGGCGGTTGTGTCGACGGGTGTGTTGGCGTTCTTGCTGTGGCGGCTGGTGCTGCGGCCCGTGGCGCGGCTGACCGCCTATGCACGCGCGGTGCGCGAAGGGCGCAGCGACGCCACCCCGCCCACGCATTTCGGCACGCCCGAATTCGGCGCGCTGGGGGCCAGTGTGATTGCCATGGGTGACACGCTGCAATCGCGCGCGGCCAGCCTGCGCGCCTATGCCGACCATGTCACGCACGAGCTGAAATCCCCCCTGACCAGCCTGCGCGGTGCGGCAGAGCTGCTGCAATCGGACCTGCCCGCACAGGATCAGGCCAAGCTGGTCGAGACCATCGAAGCTTCGGCGGCGCGGATGCAGACATTGTTGACGCAGTTGCAGCGACACGCGGCAGCCAGTCAAAGCAGTGGGCCGGGGCAGACGCATCTGTCGGCTTTGCCCGCATCGGTTGGACATGTGCAGATTGTGGTCGAGCGGGAAGGCAGCGTGCCGCTGTCTTTGGCCGATCTGACCGTGGTGATTGACCAGCTGGCGCAGAACGCCGCGGCGCACGGGGCCGCGCGGCTGGTGCTGGAATGGCAGGGGCAGGCGCTGCGTGTCGCAGACGACGGAACGGGAATCGGCACGGGCAACGCCGCGCGCATTTTCGATCCGTTCTTTACCACCCGTCGCGACGCGGGCGGCACGGGCATGGGGCTGACCATCGTGCAAACCTTGCTGTCCGCACATGGCGCACGGATTGCGCTGGACGATCAGGCGACGGCCGACGGGGCAGCTTTTGTGATCTCTTTTGACTGA
- a CDS encoding sigma-70 family RNA polymerase sigma factor, whose translation MVRIHTSRDRAAFAELYGHFAPRVKGFLIKSGADASLAEECAQEVMVTVWNKAHMFDASRASVATWIFTIARNRKIDALRKQRRPEPEELTWGPEEEPAQADVIAMQQESEILVRAIADLPARQRALIEQAYFGDLTHSEIAEQTGLPLGTIKSRIRLALDRLRHTMK comes from the coding sequence ATGGTGCGCATTCACACGTCGAGGGACCGCGCCGCCTTTGCCGAGCTTTACGGCCACTTCGCGCCGCGGGTGAAGGGATTTTTGATCAAGTCGGGGGCCGATGCGTCTCTGGCCGAGGAATGCGCACAGGAGGTCATGGTGACCGTCTGGAACAAGGCGCACATGTTTGACGCCTCGCGGGCGTCGGTGGCGACGTGGATTTTCACGATCGCCCGAAACCGCAAGATTGACGCGCTGCGCAAGCAGCGCCGCCCCGAGCCGGAAGAGCTGACATGGGGCCCCGAAGAAGAACCGGCGCAGGCAGATGTCATTGCCATGCAGCAGGAAAGCGAAATTCTGGTTCGCGCCATTGCGGACCTGCCAGCGCGACAGCGCGCATTGATAGAACAGGCGTATTTCGGGGATCTGACCCACAGCGAAATCGCCGAACAGACCGGTCTGCCATTGGGCACGATCAAATCAAGGATACGTCTGGCGCTGGATCGACTGCGTCACACAATGAAGTAA
- a CDS encoding nucleobase:cation symporter-2 family protein: MTDIAPGAYADPNETPPMPQAIALGLQHVLAMFASNVTPSIIVAGAAGLAFGGAEQVYLIQMAMLFAGIATLFQTIGFGPVGARLPIMQGTSFAFVGVLAGVAATQGMGVALSACLIGGILHFCLGAFIKKLRWLFPPLVTGLVILAIGLYLIPTAIKYAAGGAADFQMAAESFGSLKHWAVALTVVVVALAFKFFAKGSLGNSGILIGLLAGYVLAFVLGMVNFAAVGRAAWITGITPMPFGFEFNLGAVIAVTLVCVVSAIETVGDTSATTKAGAGRDATDDEIAGATYADGLGTAVAAVFGGLPNTSFSQNVGIVGMTGVMSRHVVTIGGLVLIVCGLLPKIGAVIASMPLPVLGGGVIVMFGMVAAAGLNVLTEVRMNRRNMVIIAVSLTAGLGLNLVPTAVQYLPGVVLTLATSAVAPTALVAVVLNLVLPEEI; this comes from the coding sequence ATGACTGATATTGCACCGGGTGCCTATGCGGACCCCAACGAAACACCCCCGATGCCGCAGGCGATTGCGCTGGGGTTGCAACACGTTCTGGCGATGTTTGCGTCGAACGTCACACCGTCGATTATCGTCGCAGGGGCGGCGGGGCTGGCCTTTGGCGGGGCCGAGCAGGTCTATCTGATCCAGATGGCGATGCTGTTTGCAGGGATTGCGACGCTGTTCCAGACCATCGGCTTTGGCCCTGTGGGCGCGCGGTTGCCGATCATGCAGGGCACCAGCTTTGCCTTTGTGGGTGTGCTGGCTGGTGTTGCCGCGACGCAAGGGATGGGCGTGGCACTAAGCGCCTGCCTGATTGGGGGGATTCTGCATTTCTGTCTGGGGGCGTTCATCAAAAAACTGCGCTGGCTGTTCCCGCCGCTGGTCACGGGGTTGGTCATTCTGGCGATTGGTCTGTACCTGATCCCGACCGCGATCAAATACGCCGCAGGCGGCGCGGCGGATTTCCAGATGGCGGCGGAAAGCTTTGGTTCGCTGAAACACTGGGCCGTGGCGCTGACCGTGGTTGTGGTGGCGCTGGCGTTCAAGTTCTTTGCCAAGGGGTCGCTTGGCAACTCGGGCATCCTGATCGGGTTGCTTGCGGGCTATGTGCTGGCCTTTGTTCTGGGGATGGTCAACTTTGCCGCTGTGGGCAGGGCAGCGTGGATCACCGGCATCACGCCGATGCCTTTCGGGTTCGAGTTCAATCTGGGTGCCGTGATCGCGGTGACGCTGGTTTGTGTGGTCTCTGCGATTGAGACTGTGGGTGACACCTCGGCCACCACCAAGGCGGGCGCGGGGCGCGATGCGACGGATGACGAGATTGCCGGTGCCACATATGCCGACGGGCTGGGCACGGCGGTGGCGGCTGTGTTTGGCGGGCTGCCCAACACATCGTTCAGCCAGAACGTGGGCATCGTCGGCATGACCGGTGTGATGTCGCGCCATGTGGTGACCATTGGCGGGCTGGTGCTGATCGTCTGCGGGCTGCTGCCCAAGATCGGCGCGGTGATCGCGTCGATGCCGTTGCCGGTGCTGGGCGGCGGGGTGATCGTGATGTTCGGCATGGTGGCGGCGGCCGGTCTGAACGTGCTGACCGAGGTCAGGATGAACCGCCGCAACATGGTGATTATTGCTGTGTCGCTGACGGCGGGCTTGGGTCTGAACCTGGTGCCGACGGCGGTGCAATATCTGCCCGGCGTGGTGCTGACGCTGGCCACAAGTGCGGTGGCGCCGACGGCGCTGGTGGCGGTTGTGCTGAATCTGGTTCTGCCTGAGGAGATCTGA
- a CDS encoding FAD-dependent oxidoreductase, translating to MPFEDPGAQSAQGHKKIAIIGAGISGMGAAHMLGSQHAVTLFESEPQLGGHARTRMAGRGGDTPVDTGFIVFNYANYPHLTRLFDELDVPVVPSNMSFGASIGGGRLEYGLASLGALFAQRRNALDPRFLGMVRDVFRFNKRALRLAEGDPQMTVGTFLRLLGTGNWFRDYYLLPLSGAIWSTPTEKIMDFPAHAMIRFFENHALLHHTGQHQWYTVQGGSREYVNRLETAMVREGIDIRLNAPVQSVRRSAGGAHVKAWGGDWEVFDEVIFATHSDDTLTLLADPSDQERSVLGAVSYQPNDIVLHSDESIMPRRRQTWSSWVYTEDAEAGSERIDLTYWMNSLQPWLKGEQFFVTLNSRRDINPDLIWDQVTLRHPVYDLAALAAQKQAARMNGTNNTWFCGAWMKNGFHEDGLSSAVDVVQALLAEPQVLAAE from the coding sequence ATGCCTTTTGAAGACCCCGGCGCCCAAAGCGCCCAAGGCCACAAGAAAATCGCCATTATCGGAGCAGGTATTTCAGGCATGGGGGCGGCCCATATGCTGGGCAGCCAACACGCAGTGACGCTGTTCGAATCCGAACCACAACTTGGCGGCCATGCCCGCACCCGTATGGCAGGACGGGGTGGCGATACGCCGGTGGACACGGGGTTTATCGTGTTCAACTACGCCAACTATCCGCACCTGACACGGTTGTTTGACGAACTGGACGTGCCTGTCGTGCCGTCGAACATGAGTTTTGGAGCCTCGATCGGCGGCGGGCGTCTGGAATACGGCCTGGCCAGTCTTGGCGCGCTGTTTGCACAGCGGCGCAACGCGCTGGACCCGCGGTTTCTGGGCATGGTGCGGGATGTGTTTCGCTTTAACAAGCGTGCCCTGCGGCTGGCCGAGGGCGACCCGCAGATGACAGTTGGTACATTTCTCAGGCTTTTAGGTACAGGAAACTGGTTCCGCGACTATTACCTGCTGCCGTTGTCCGGTGCGATCTGGTCGACGCCCACGGAAAAAATCATGGATTTCCCGGCCCATGCGATGATCCGGTTTTTCGAGAACCATGCCTTGCTGCATCACACCGGCCAGCACCAGTGGTATACGGTGCAAGGTGGCAGCCGCGAATATGTCAACCGTCTGGAAACCGCCATGGTACGCGAGGGCATCGACATCCGCCTGAATGCGCCGGTGCAATCCGTGCGCCGCAGCGCTGGCGGCGCGCATGTCAAAGCATGGGGCGGCGACTGGGAAGTGTTCGACGAGGTGATTTTTGCCACCCATTCCGATGACACGCTGACGCTGCTGGCCGACCCGTCGGACCAGGAGCGGTCGGTGCTGGGGGCGGTCAGCTATCAGCCGAACGACATCGTGCTGCATTCTGACGAAAGCATCATGCCGCGCCGTCGCCAGACTTGGTCGTCGTGGGTTTACACCGAAGATGCCGAGGCCGGGTCAGAGCGCATCGACCTGACCTATTGGATGAATTCGTTGCAACCCTGGCTGAAGGGTGAACAGTTCTTTGTCACTCTCAACAGCCGCCGCGACATCAACCCGGATCTGATCTGGGATCAGGTGACCTTGCGCCATCCGGTCTATGATCTGGCGGCACTGGCCGCCCAGAAACAGGCGGCGCGGATGAACGGGACCAACAACACATGGTTCTGTGGCGCGTGGATGAAGAACGGCTTTCACGAGGACGGGCTGTCGTCGGCTGTGGATGTGGTGCAGGCCCTGCTGGCAGAGCCGCAGGTGCTGGCGGCAGAATGA
- a CDS encoding ChrR family anti-sigma-E factor, with translation MNKHIKHHITDQMLMGYSAGTLPEAFNILVASHISLCDECRAQLASFDSIGGAILSEDSDAMATLDTGSLAAVMDRLEDCPSGATERAPSTRSKTVPVPLSDYIGDDLTGVKWRNIGMGVRQAILPTSAGATARLLHIPAGVAMPDHGHNGIEMTMVLQGAFQDEDGYFARGDVETADTNVNHTPVADIHEDCICLAVTDAPLRFKGLLLKIAQRFIRI, from the coding sequence ATGAACAAACACATCAAACACCACATCACGGACCAGATGCTGATGGGCTATTCGGCAGGCACCCTGCCCGAGGCGTTCAACATCCTCGTGGCCTCCCATATTTCGCTGTGCGACGAATGCCGCGCACAGCTGGCCAGCTTTGACAGCATCGGCGGCGCAATACTGAGCGAAGACAGCGATGCAATGGCGACGCTGGACACAGGCAGCCTTGCCGCGGTCATGGACCGGCTTGAGGATTGCCCGTCAGGCGCGACAGAGCGCGCGCCATCGACCCGCAGCAAAACCGTACCTGTCCCGCTAAGCGATTATATCGGCGATGACCTGACAGGCGTGAAATGGCGCAACATCGGCATGGGTGTGCGTCAGGCAATTCTGCCCACCTCGGCGGGTGCAACGGCGCGCCTGTTACACATTCCCGCAGGTGTCGCGATGCCTGACCACGGCCACAACGGCATTGAAATGACGATGGTTCTGCAAGGGGCGTTTCAGGACGAAGACGGCTATTTCGCGCGCGGCGATGTGGAAACGGCAGACACAAATGTGAACCACACGCCCGTGGCCGACATCCACGAAGACTGCATCTGTCTGGCCGTCACCGATGCGCCCTTGCGGTTCAAGGGTCTGTTGTTGAAGATCGCACAGCGGTTCATTCGAATCTGA
- a CDS encoding response regulator transcription factor, with the protein MSAQTILIVDDDAQIRDVLRIALEQAGFRTEAAGDGAEGLAKGRTGRFDLIVLDIGLPEMDGLAMCRELRTTDQTPVLFLTAREDEIDRVLAFELGGDDYVTKPFSPRELVARVRAILRRSSVVQQGTTRTRGVLEVDAARHHCAVAGVPLALTNREMALLDHLMQRPEQVASRPALTDAMYGANIHVSDRTVDSHLRNLRSKLSEAGCADAVETVHGVGVRMGPCRG; encoded by the coding sequence ATGAGCGCCCAGACCATTCTGATTGTCGATGATGACGCGCAAATCCGCGATGTGCTGCGCATCGCGCTGGAACAGGCCGGCTTCCGCACCGAGGCTGCAGGCGACGGGGCCGAAGGGCTGGCCAAGGGGCGCACCGGGCGGTTTGACCTGATCGTGCTGGACATCGGCCTGCCCGAGATGGACGGGCTGGCAATGTGCCGCGAACTGCGCACCACGGATCAGACGCCGGTGCTGTTCCTGACCGCGCGCGAGGACGAGATCGACCGCGTGCTGGCCTTTGAACTGGGTGGCGATGATTATGTGACCAAGCCGTTCTCGCCCCGCGAACTGGTGGCCCGCGTGCGTGCCATCCTGCGCCGCAGCAGCGTTGTGCAACAGGGGACGACACGCACGCGGGGTGTTCTGGAGGTGGACGCGGCCCGCCACCACTGCGCCGTTGCCGGCGTGCCGCTGGCGCTGACCAACCGCGAGATGGCGCTGCTGGACCACCTGATGCAAAGGCCCGAGCAGGTCGCCTCGCGGCCCGCGCTGACCGATGCGATGTATGGGGCCAACATCCATGTCAGCGACCGGACCGTGGACAGCCACCTGCGCAATCTGCGGTCCAAGCTGTCCGAAGCAGGCTGTGCCGATGCCGTCGAGACGGTGCATGGCGTTGGCGTGCGGATGGGCCCATGTCGCGGATAA
- the mutL gene encoding DNA mismatch repair endonuclease MutL, with product MATADNNINDSRPVIRQLDEGAINRIAAGEVVERPASAVKELVENALDAGARRVTIDIADGGKTLIRVTDDGCGIAGHDLALALSRHATSKIDGSDLLNIHTFGFRGEALPSLGAVGRLSIASRVPGAEAFQIKVEGGAMGKVRPVALNAGTVVTLGDLFYATPARLKFMRTDRAEAQAITDIIKRLAMAEPFVRFELRDISNDSPRTVFVAEAQTGDMFDALHGRLATVLGREFADNSLAIDAEREGLHLTGYAALPTYSRGSAVAQYLFVNGRPVRDKLLVGALRGAYFDFLSRDRHPAAALFLDCDPTLVDVNVHPAKSEVRFRDPALARGLIVSALRHALAGAGHRASSTVAGGVIEAMRPEGASVDAGAPRVYQMDRPSLGLRAAPYQTPQQTTGFAEMARDYSGQVAAPEPVAESDPQDLPLGTARGQVHENYIIAQTATGMVIVDQHAAHERLVYEKLKRQMAENGVAAQALLIPEIVELSNGDCARLLELADDLARLGLGIEAFGGGAIAVRETPAILGEVNAEAMIKDILDELDDMGSSQTVQARIEAILSRVACHGSIRSGRWMRAEEMNALLREMEATPHSGQCNHGRPTYVELKLADIERLFGRT from the coding sequence ATGGCCACAGCAGACAACAATATCAACGATTCACGCCCGGTGATCCGGCAACTGGACGAGGGCGCGATCAACCGCATTGCGGCGGGCGAGGTTGTTGAACGCCCTGCCTCGGCGGTCAAGGAACTGGTGGAAAACGCGCTGGATGCGGGCGCGCGGCGGGTAACCATCGACATTGCCGATGGCGGCAAGACGCTGATCCGTGTGACCGATGACGGTTGCGGGATTGCCGGGCACGATCTGGCGCTGGCGCTGAGCCGTCATGCCACGTCGAAAATCGACGGATCGGACCTGTTGAACATCCACACATTCGGCTTTCGCGGCGAGGCGTTGCCCAGTCTGGGGGCGGTGGGTCGGCTGAGTATTGCCAGCCGCGTGCCGGGGGCCGAGGCGTTCCAGATCAAGGTGGAAGGCGGCGCAATGGGCAAGGTGCGGCCCGTGGCGCTGAATGCGGGCACGGTGGTGACGCTGGGCGATCTGTTCTATGCCACGCCTGCGCGGCTGAAGTTCATGCGCACCGACCGCGCCGAGGCGCAGGCGATCACCGACATCATCAAGCGGCTGGCGATGGCCGAGCCCTTTGTGCGGTTCGAGTTGCGCGACATCAGCAACGACAGCCCGCGCACGGTGTTCGTGGCCGAGGCGCAAACCGGCGATATGTTCGATGCGTTGCACGGGCGGCTGGCGACGGTGCTGGGGCGCGAGTTTGCGGACAATTCACTGGCGATTGATGCCGAGCGGGAGGGCTTGCACCTGACCGGCTATGCGGCCCTGCCGACCTATTCGCGCGGTTCTGCCGTGGCGCAGTATCTGTTCGTGAACGGGCGGCCCGTGCGCGACAAGCTGTTGGTGGGGGCGCTGCGCGGGGCCTATTTCGATTTCCTCAGCCGTGACCGGCATCCGGCGGCGGCGCTGTTTCTGGATTGCGACCCGACGCTGGTGGACGTGAACGTGCACCCTGCGAAATCCGAGGTGCGCTTTCGCGATCCGGCGCTGGCGCGGGGGCTGATTGTCTCGGCGCTGCGTCATGCGCTGGCGGGGGCGGGGCACCGCGCGTCGTCCACTGTGGCGGGGGGCGTGATCGAGGCGATGCGGCCTGAAGGGGCAAGCGTCGACGCGGGTGCGCCGCGCGTTTATCAGATGGACCGGCCCAGCCTTGGGTTGCGGGCAGCCCCATATCAGACACCGCAGCAGACCACCGGCTTTGCCGAGATGGCGCGGGACTACAGCGGGCAGGTGGCCGCGCCCGAACCCGTGGCCGAAAGCGATCCGCAAGACTTGCCGCTGGGCACCGCGCGGGGGCAGGTGCACGAGAATTACATCATCGCGCAGACCGCCACGGGCATGGTGATTGTCGACCAGCATGCGGCGCATGAACGGCTGGTCTATGAAAAGCTGAAACGCCAGATGGCCGAGAATGGTGTCGCGGCGCAGGCGCTGCTGATCCCCGAGATTGTCGAGCTGAGCAATGGCGATTGCGCCCGTTTGCTGGAGTTGGCCGACGATCTGGCACGGCTGGGGCTGGGCATCGAAGCCTTTGGCGGCGGTGCGATTGCCGTGCGGGAAACCCCGGCCATTCTGGGCGAGGTCAACGCCGAAGCGATGATCAAGGATATTCTGGACGAACTGGACGACATGGGCAGCAGCCAGACCGTGCAGGCGCGGATCGAGGCGATCCTGAGCCGCGTGGCCTGTCACGGGTCGATCCGCTCGGGGCGCTGGATGCGCGCCGAAGAGATGAACGCTCTGCTGCGCGAAATGGAGGCAACGCCGCATTCGGGGCAGTGCAACCACGGGCGGCCGACCTATGTGGAGCTGAAGCTGGCCGATATCGAACGGCTGTTCGGGCGCACATGA
- the rmuC gene encoding DNA recombination protein RmuC, translating into MIEIAGQSYALSDPLVLAAAGAGLLLLLIVVLLIATVRAAGRSARMAMPLSQQMQVLGQNVHQLGMGQAQLQGGLQTVSDTQAHAQAQMIQTVEARLAHVQQQMQDRLADNAMRSQRALTEMQERMRETLHGSSKQTTTSLTQLQERLASIDKAQDNITKLSGDVLSLQDILSNKQTRGAFGEIQLTDIVSKALPRDSYQMQATLSNGRRADCLIHLPNPPGPIVIDSKFPLEAYEALRKAKTEWDLNEAAKAMRVAVRKHINDISTKYILEGETADGALMFLPSEAVYAELHANFPELVRAGFDARVWIVSPTTCMATLNTMRAILKDARMREQAGAIRTTLRQLHRDVEIVVERVDKLNLHFGQARKDLDGISTAAERAGKRAARLDNFDFEEIDEAPGTVVPLTTPET; encoded by the coding sequence ATGATCGAGATTGCGGGGCAGTCCTATGCGCTGAGCGATCCGCTGGTGTTGGCCGCTGCGGGGGCGGGGCTGTTGTTGCTGCTGATCGTGGTGCTGCTGATCGCCACGGTGCGCGCGGCGGGGCGTTCTGCGCGGATGGCGATGCCGCTGTCGCAGCAAATGCAGGTGTTGGGGCAGAACGTGCATCAGCTGGGCATGGGGCAGGCGCAGCTGCAGGGTGGTTTGCAGACCGTCAGCGACACGCAGGCACACGCCCAGGCCCAGATGATCCAGACCGTCGAGGCGCGGCTGGCCCATGTGCAGCAACAGATGCAAGACCGGTTGGCCGACAACGCCATGCGCAGCCAACGTGCGCTGACCGAGATGCAGGAGCGGATGCGCGAGACGCTGCACGGCTCGTCGAAACAGACCACCACCAGCCTGACGCAGTTGCAGGAGCGGCTGGCCTCGATCGACAAGGCACAGGACAATATCACCAAGCTGTCGGGGGACGTGCTGTCCTTGCAGGACATCCTGTCGAACAAGCAGACGCGTGGCGCGTTTGGCGAAATCCAGCTGACCGACATCGTCAGCAAGGCGCTGCCGCGTGACAGCTACCAGATGCAGGCGACGCTTTCGAACGGGCGGCGGGCCGATTGTCTGATCCACCTGCCGAACCCGCCCGGCCCCATCGTCATCGACAGCAAATTCCCGCTGGAAGCTTACGAGGCGCTGCGCAAGGCCAAGACCGAGTGGGATCTGAACGAGGCGGCCAAGGCGATGCGTGTCGCGGTCAGGAAGCACATCAACGATATTTCCACCAAGTATATCCTCGAAGGTGAAACCGCTGACGGTGCGCTGATGTTCCTGCCCTCCGAGGCTGTCTATGCCGAATTGCACGCGAATTTTCCCGAACTGGTGCGGGCCGGGTTCGATGCGCGGGTGTGGATCGTGTCGCCCACCACCTGCATGGCCACGCTGAACACCATGCGCGCGATCCTGAAAGACGCGCGGATGCGCGAGCAGGCGGGGGCCATCCGCACGACGCTGCGCCAGTTGCACCGCGACGTGGAAATCGTGGTGGAACGGGTGGACAAGCTGAACCTGCACTTTGGTCAGGCTCGCAAGGATCTGGACGGGATCAGCACCGCCGCCGAACGGGCTGGCAAGCGGGCGGCGCGGCTGGACAACTTTGATTTCGAGGAAATCGACGAGGCCCCCGGCACGGTCGTGCCGCTGACCACACCCGAGACATGA
- the uraH gene encoding hydroxyisourate hydrolase, which yields MASGYLTTHVLDTSTGQPAAGLSITLYRYDATAKVKVSHMVTNADGRTDSPILPAEGFREGQYELEFEAGTYFDTIGVPPESPRFLNRIPIRFGISDIDAHYHVPLLLSPFGYSTYRGS from the coding sequence ATGGCCTCGGGATATTTGACAACGCATGTACTGGACACCAGCACCGGCCAGCCCGCCGCCGGCCTGTCGATCACGCTCTATCGTTATGACGCAACGGCCAAGGTCAAAGTGTCCCACATGGTCACCAACGCCGACGGCCGCACCGACAGCCCGATTCTGCCCGCCGAAGGCTTTCGCGAAGGCCAATACGAGCTGGAATTCGAAGCAGGCACCTATTTCGACACCATCGGCGTGCCCCCCGAAAGCCCACGGTTCCTGAACCGCATCCCGATCCGCTTTGGCATCTCGGACATCGACGCACACTACCACGTTCCGCTGCTGCTTTCGCCCTTCGGCTATTCCACCTATCGCGGCAGCTAA